From a region of the Haloferax volcanii DS2 genome:
- a CDS encoding P-II family nitrogen regulator, giving the protein MSDGEQGIKMVMAIIRPDKLSDVKTALAEVGAPSLTVTNVSGRGSQPAKKGQWRGEEYTVDLHQKVKVECVVADIPADDVVDAIADAAQTGEKGDGKIFVLPVESAVQVRTGKEGETAV; this is encoded by the coding sequence ATGAGCGACGGAGAACAGGGCATCAAGATGGTGATGGCCATCATCCGCCCCGACAAGCTCTCGGACGTGAAGACCGCGCTCGCAGAGGTCGGCGCGCCGTCGCTCACCGTCACCAACGTCTCCGGCCGCGGCTCCCAGCCCGCGAAGAAGGGGCAGTGGCGCGGCGAGGAGTACACCGTCGACCTCCACCAGAAGGTCAAAGTCGAGTGCGTCGTCGCCGACATCCCCGCCGACGACGTGGTCGACGCCATCGCCGACGCCGCCCAGACCGGCGAGAAAGGCGACGGCAAGATATTCGTGCTCCCCGTCGAGAGCGCGGTGCAGGTCCGTACCGGCAAGGAGGGCGAGACGGCGGTCTGA